One region of Lactobacillus johnsonii genomic DNA includes:
- the dnaB gene encoding replicative DNA helicase — MDNVVSQQIPHDSEAEKAVLGAVFLDPEAIIDASDVLQPDDFYEHANRIVFQAMLNISDREEVIDPVTLQDELKKNNQVDDIGGIAYVTELSMATPTAAHVTYYAKIVKRKAILRNLISTSQRIIQNAIEGSDDVTDILDDAESQIMGVSQDNASGGFKSIHDVLNTAMEEINSIPDDGNMVTGLPSGFSELDKMTTGFHDDELIILAARPGVGKTAFALNVAQFVGLKTDKTVAMFSLEMGAEQLVQRMLASEGLIDSQHLRTGQLTDEEWRKLVVAAGSLDNTSIYIDDTPGIKMSEIRAKARRLAKEKGKLGLIVIDYLQLIEGPRSESRQQEVSAISRQLKKLAKELHIPVIALSQLSRSVEQRQDKRPVLSDIRESGSIEQDADIVAFLYRDDYYRDERDEDDEGEVEAEEDNGEVEVIIEKNRSGTRGTVKLMFSKPYNRFSNLDYTHSEA; from the coding sequence ATGGATAATGTTGTTTCTCAACAAATTCCCCATGATAGTGAAGCAGAAAAGGCGGTCCTAGGGGCCGTCTTTTTAGATCCGGAAGCAATTATTGATGCTTCAGATGTATTACAGCCTGATGATTTTTATGAACATGCAAATAGAATTGTTTTTCAGGCAATGCTTAATATCTCAGATCGTGAGGAAGTAATTGACCCAGTTACTTTACAAGATGAGTTAAAGAAAAATAATCAAGTGGATGATATTGGAGGTATTGCCTACGTTACAGAACTATCAATGGCAACTCCAACAGCAGCCCATGTTACTTACTACGCAAAAATTGTAAAGCGAAAAGCTATTCTTAGAAATCTAATTTCTACTAGTCAAAGGATTATTCAAAATGCAATTGAAGGCTCTGATGATGTAACTGATATCTTAGATGATGCAGAAAGCCAAATAATGGGGGTCTCCCAGGATAATGCAAGTGGTGGGTTCAAATCTATTCATGATGTATTAAACACGGCTATGGAAGAAATTAACTCAATTCCTGATGATGGAAATATGGTGACTGGTTTACCATCTGGATTTTCTGAATTAGATAAGATGACAACTGGTTTTCACGATGATGAATTAATTATCTTGGCCGCTCGTCCTGGGGTTGGTAAAACTGCTTTTGCTCTTAATGTGGCACAATTTGTTGGACTAAAGACTGATAAAACTGTTGCTATGTTCTCTCTTGAAATGGGAGCTGAGCAATTAGTTCAAAGAATGCTAGCTTCTGAGGGACTAATTGATTCACAGCATCTTAGAACCGGTCAACTGACTGATGAAGAGTGGCGTAAGCTAGTTGTAGCAGCTGGTTCACTAGATAATACCAGTATCTACATTGATGATACGCCAGGAATTAAAATGAGTGAGATTCGAGCTAAAGCCCGTAGATTAGCTAAAGAAAAGGGAAAATTAGGCTTAATTGTAATTGACTACTTGCAGCTAATTGAAGGACCACGCAGTGAATCTCGTCAACAAGAAGTTTCTGCAATTTCACGTCAATTAAAGAAATTAGCTAAAGAACTACATATTCCTGTTATTGCCCTCTCACAACTTTCTCGTTCAGTTGAACAACGTCAAGATAAGCGCCCAGTTTTATCTGATATTCGTGAATCTGGGTCTATTGAACAAGATGCCGATATTGTTGCCTTCCTTTATCGTGATGATTATTATCGTGATGAGCGCGACGAAGATGATGAGGGCGAAGTAGAAGCAGAAGAAGATAACGGCGAAGTAGAAGTAATTATCGAGAAAAACCGTTCTGGTACACGTGGAACAGTTAAATTAATGTTCTCTAAACCATATAACCGTTTTTCAAATCTTGACTATACTCATAGCGAGGCTTAA
- a CDS encoding ROK family protein: MVENKYVGSIEAGGTKFILAVQDTETGKIVAKKRIPTTDAKETLARSIEFFKEHPVAALGIGTFGPIDINPNSRTFGYILDTPKRGWSGTNVKGTFEKELGIPVVMTTDVNASCYGEYIARGKDDSKTYFYVTIGTGVGAGAVQAGKFIGLNNHPEMGHMLVTPYPGDNYTGKCPFHGNKCVEGMAAGPSLEGRTGIPGEKLPRDHKVFTYVSYYVAQLLFNAYMTMRPDVMVVGGSVLNDQDLVRVRGFFREFNNNYVATPDVDELIVRPAVEDNGSATLGDFELAKEALKNQ; encoded by the coding sequence ATGGTAGAAAATAAATATGTCGGTAGTATTGAAGCTGGTGGAACTAAATTTATCTTGGCAGTTCAAGATACAGAAACTGGCAAAATTGTAGCTAAGAAGAGAATTCCAACAACAGATGCAAAAGAAACTTTAGCAAGAAGTATTGAATTCTTTAAAGAGCACCCAGTAGCTGCTTTGGGAATTGGTACTTTTGGTCCAATTGACATCAATCCAAATTCTAGAACATTTGGTTATATCTTAGATACACCTAAGCGTGGTTGGTCAGGAACCAATGTTAAAGGCACTTTTGAAAAAGAACTAGGTATTCCTGTGGTAATGACTACGGACGTGAATGCTTCTTGTTATGGTGAGTATATTGCACGTGGAAAAGATGATTCTAAGACTTATTTCTATGTAACAATTGGAACAGGAGTTGGTGCCGGCGCGGTACAAGCAGGTAAATTTATTGGTTTAAATAATCACCCAGAAATGGGCCACATGCTAGTCACTCCTTACCCTGGCGACAACTATACTGGGAAATGTCCATTTCATGGGAATAAATGTGTTGAAGGAATGGCAGCTGGACCTTCTCTAGAAGGAAGAACTGGTATTCCAGGTGAAAAACTACCTAGAGACCATAAGGTATTTACCTACGTTTCATACTATGTAGCTCAATTATTATTCAATGCTTACATGACTATGCGCCCAGATGTAATGGTTGTTGGCGGCTCAGTACTCAATGATCAAGACTTGGTCCGAGTTCGTGGATTCTTTAGAGAATTTAATAATAATTATGTTGCAACGCCAGACGTTGACGAATTAATCGTACGTCCAGCAGTTGAAGATAATGGTTCTGCCACTTTAGGTGACTTTGAACTAGCTAAGGAAGCTTTGAAAAATCAATAA
- a CDS encoding ISL3 family transposase: MSSLNDYIKFTLDIEDKNIIFSDYSNENINGKIYKIYLAELIQPTCPYCSSTNLKHNGHYVSNVRFITADASKPVTIRLRKQRVLCNDCLKRSMAQSNLVNKGSYISNTSKRKILSALTEDRSMTSIAREHNVSVNTVQRVLEACSSKFYDDFDHLPEHLAFDEFKGVGKKLHFICLDGDTHKVVQILRTRFKPDILRYFYKFTPKARAMVKTVTMDLNCYYPLVARELFPNAQIVIDRFHMVQMLTRSFNIFRVQIMKQFKKQSHEYKLLKSPWKLYLMKYDKLNKTTPYYDWHFKDSLTQEHVVLDGLDCDQTLENAYWVMQDFMTAIQDNDEKKVIHLLHSKQSVGKQMHQTLLTFKHNYSGVLNGITSTYSNGCLEGVNRKIKQIERTAYGYRNFKHLLIRIRLEENIIKEKESNSYFLAA, from the coding sequence ATGTCCTCTTTAAATGATTATATTAAATTTACTCTTGATATTGAAGATAAAAACATTATTTTTTCTGATTATTCAAATGAAAATATTAACGGTAAGATTTACAAAATATATTTAGCTGAGCTGATCCAGCCTACTTGTCCTTATTGTAGTTCTACTAATCTTAAGCATAACGGTCATTACGTTTCTAACGTTCGTTTCATTACTGCTGATGCTAGTAAGCCCGTTACTATCAGATTAAGAAAACAACGTGTTCTCTGCAATGACTGTTTAAAAAGATCTATGGCTCAATCTAATCTGGTTAATAAAGGCTCCTATATCTCTAACACTTCTAAGCGAAAAATACTTTCTGCTCTTACTGAAGATCGTTCAATGACCAGCATTGCTAGAGAACATAATGTATCTGTCAACACGGTTCAAAGAGTATTAGAAGCCTGCTCTTCTAAGTTCTATGATGACTTTGATCATCTCCCTGAACACTTAGCCTTTGATGAATTCAAAGGTGTAGGCAAAAAGCTTCACTTTATTTGTCTAGATGGTGATACTCACAAAGTTGTTCAAATTCTTAGAACTCGTTTCAAACCTGATATTCTACGCTATTTTTACAAGTTCACTCCTAAAGCTCGTGCAATGGTTAAAACAGTAACTATGGATCTTAATTGTTATTATCCTTTAGTTGCTAGAGAATTATTTCCAAATGCTCAGATAGTTATTGACCGTTTTCATATGGTTCAAATGCTTACTAGATCGTTTAATATTTTCAGAGTTCAAATCATGAAGCAATTTAAAAAGCAAAGCCATGAATATAAGCTTTTAAAGTCTCCTTGGAAGCTTTATCTCATGAAATATGACAAACTTAATAAGACTACTCCCTACTACGATTGGCACTTTAAAGACTCTCTCACTCAGGAACATGTTGTCTTAGATGGTTTAGATTGTGACCAAACCTTAGAAAATGCTTATTGGGTTATGCAGGACTTTATGACTGCTATTCAGGATAACGATGAAAAGAAAGTTATCCATCTACTTCATTCAAAACAAAGTGTTGGTAAACAAATGCATCAAACACTACTGACCTTTAAGCATAATTATTCTGGTGTCCTAAACGGTATTACCTCAACTTATTCTAATGGTTGTCTTGAAGGAGTTAACCGCAAGATTAAACAAATTGAACGTACTGCTTATGGCTATAGAAATTTCAAACATTTATTAATTAGAATTAGACTCGAAGAAAATATTATAAAAGAAAAGGAATCAAACAGCTATTTCTTAGCTGCTTAA
- a CDS encoding Mbeg1-like protein, with amino-acid sequence MGKILDYVRWRGDLTLDREPFNSLDAGLFAAFAYLPFDSSVKGHTLEAATKRLIQKKTLIHSDKVEAQLINLSDRYKNMRFLDWSHLSQKKPPVQFTAMTIELDPQTILVAYRGTDGSMVGLNEDVDMSYQPEIFGQSVAADYLDKIAQTYPDKQIYTTGHSKGGNFAAYAISAVSPKIQDQIIKAYSFDGPGFMKETYDQLEFQRAIPKMITYVPEGSIFGMMLDHPERVIVVKSKMKHLMQQHNPLHWEVARNSFVMAPGLSNASRIIRSTFISWNTKIPREKREELWLAFFTALESQKITDASQLTTNKIRGAIQFSHAYLSLDPKTRLIANEIVSDITTTARQYINLPFLNHTEHLEPLGNDSSKGPIVDDSYDGS; translated from the coding sequence TTGGGTAAAATACTTGATTATGTTCGCTGGCGAGGAGACCTAACACTTGATCGAGAACCATTTAATAGTTTAGATGCTGGACTTTTTGCCGCATTTGCTTATCTTCCTTTTGATTCTAGTGTTAAAGGGCATACTCTCGAAGCAGCTACAAAACGTTTAATACAAAAAAAGACATTAATTCATTCAGATAAAGTAGAAGCTCAATTAATCAACCTTAGTGATCGATATAAAAATATGCGCTTTTTAGACTGGTCTCATCTTTCCCAGAAAAAGCCACCAGTACAGTTCACAGCCATGACAATTGAATTAGATCCTCAGACTATTCTAGTAGCCTATCGAGGAACTGATGGATCCATGGTCGGACTGAATGAAGATGTAGATATGAGTTATCAGCCAGAAATTTTTGGACAAAGTGTAGCAGCAGACTATTTAGATAAAATTGCCCAGACTTATCCTGATAAGCAAATTTATACTACTGGTCATTCAAAAGGTGGAAATTTTGCTGCTTATGCTATCTCTGCTGTTTCACCTAAAATTCAAGATCAAATAATAAAAGCATATAGTTTTGATGGTCCTGGGTTTATGAAAGAAACTTATGATCAACTAGAATTTCAAAGAGCTATTCCCAAGATGATTACCTATGTTCCCGAAGGATCAATTTTTGGAATGATGCTCGATCATCCTGAACGTGTCATCGTAGTTAAAAGTAAGATGAAACATTTAATGCAGCAACATAATCCCCTGCATTGGGAAGTTGCTCGAAATAGCTTTGTTATGGCTCCTGGTCTCAGTAATGCTAGTAGAATTATTAGGAGTACATTTATTTCCTGGAATACAAAAATTCCACGTGAAAAACGTGAAGAGCTCTGGCTTGCTTTCTTTACTGCTCTAGAATCCCAAAAAATTACCGATGCTAGCCAACTAACAACTAATAAAATTCGTGGCGCAATCCAATTTAGTCATGCTTATCTTTCATTAGATCCCAAAACTCGCTTAATTGCTAATGAAATAGTATCTGATATTACCACAACCGCACGTCAATACATTAATCTTCCATTTCTTAACCATACTGAACATCTAGAGCCCCTTGGCAACGACTCAAGTAAAGGACCAATTGTTGATGATTCATATGATGGAAGTTAA